A single region of the Changchengzhania lutea genome encodes:
- a CDS encoding M56 family metallopeptidase encodes MIPYIIQTVVFQLFFLVIYDAFLKKETFFNYNRFYLLITTVLSLIIPFIKIDGFKNVVSDNFIIALPEVFIGQKRIIENNAASLISNSTATSMPLWEIVMYSGMAVAGIIFLYKFIEIVALIINNPKIYEGNFTLVTLLKSTVAFSFFNYIFLGELIDTKDKDAILKHEHIHAKEKHSLDLLFFEFLRIIFWFNPLVYMYQQKIMTVHEFIADANAIKKQNKQHYYQNLLSQVFETKNVSFINPFFKQSLIKKRIVMLSKSKSKQVNLFKYALLVPIILGMLIYTSCSENSKSVDENSAINEEVTTEIIEKIKAVKNQIQIQGDINETEERGLGLLTQIMKESELNPELVKSVNDYNAMSPKTELVKKISAVFDEIQIHGELSDADVKAIKGLLVLTNENGLNDPFFSDVLNDVDIPFGIIDEVPVFPGCESLTNNEERKKCMSRNISDHVNKNFNIKLANTLNLTGRQRINVIFKIDNQGNITGVKSRAPHPELEAEAIRVIKTLPKMIPGEHQGKKVNVPYSLPIIFEIDEGKL; translated from the coding sequence ATGATACCGTATATTATACAAACCGTCGTTTTTCAGCTTTTCTTCTTAGTGATTTATGATGCTTTTTTAAAAAAGGAAACATTTTTCAACTATAACAGATTCTACTTACTTATAACCACAGTCTTATCATTGATTATTCCTTTTATAAAAATCGATGGTTTTAAAAATGTGGTGTCAGATAACTTCATAATTGCATTACCCGAAGTGTTTATTGGTCAAAAAAGAATCATTGAAAATAACGCTGCTTCTTTAATTTCAAATTCAACGGCTACATCTATGCCGCTTTGGGAAATCGTCATGTATTCAGGAATGGCAGTGGCTGGTATAATTTTCTTGTATAAGTTTATTGAAATTGTGGCGCTAATTATCAATAACCCAAAAATATACGAAGGTAACTTCACCTTAGTGACGCTTTTAAAAAGCACTGTGGCTTTTTCATTTTTCAACTATATCTTTTTAGGAGAATTGATAGATACTAAGGATAAGGATGCTATTTTAAAACATGAGCACATCCATGCCAAAGAAAAGCACAGTTTAGATTTATTGTTTTTTGAATTCCTTAGGATCATCTTCTGGTTCAATCCATTAGTTTATATGTATCAACAGAAAATAATGACGGTTCATGAATTTATAGCAGATGCCAACGCCATTAAAAAACAAAATAAGCAGCACTATTATCAAAATTTATTGTCACAAGTCTTTGAGACTAAAAACGTCTCCTTTATCAATCCATTTTTTAAACAATCATTAATCAAAAAACGAATCGTTATGTTATCAAAATCAAAATCAAAACAAGTTAATTTATTCAAGTATGCTCTCTTAGTACCCATAATACTTGGGATGCTTATTTATACATCGTGCTCAGAAAACAGTAAGTCTGTTGATGAAAACTCCGCTATAAATGAAGAAGTGACTACAGAAATCATTGAGAAAATTAAAGCGGTAAAAAATCAAATTCAAATTCAAGGCGATATAAATGAAACCGAGGAACGTGGACTAGGTTTACTCACTCAAATTATGAAAGAAAGTGAATTAAATCCTGAATTAGTAAAATCTGTAAACGATTATAATGCCATGTCCCCAAAAACGGAATTAGTCAAAAAGATATCGGCCGTTTTTGACGAGATCCAAATCCATGGTGAATTATCAGATGCTGATGTGAAAGCCATAAAAGGGCTATTGGTATTAACGAATGAAAACGGACTCAATGATCCATTTTTTAGCGATGTGCTTAACGATGTCGATATTCCCTTCGGAATTATTGACGAAGTCCCCGTTTTTCCAGGTTGCGAGTCATTAACAAATAATGAAGAACGCAAAAAATGCATGTCGAGAAATATTTCTGACCATGTCAATAAAAATTTCAATATTAAGCTTGCAAATACATTAAACTTAACAGGTAGACAGCGCATCAATGTTATTTTTAAAATTGATAATCAGGGTAATATAACCGGTGTAAAATCTAGAGCGCCACATCCAGAGTTGGAAGCAGAAGCAATTAGGGTGATTAAAACATTACCGAAAATGATTCCAGGAGAACACCAAGGTAAAAAGGTGAATGTACCCTATTCGTTACCTATTATTTTTGAAATCGATGAGGGTAAGTTATGA
- a CDS encoding BlaI/MecI/CopY family transcriptional regulator translates to MKQLTKAEEDIMQILWQLKKANVKSIIEQFPEPKPAYNTVSTIVRILENKGFVDYEKEGKGHIYFPLVIKQDYSNQSINKLVDNYFQGSFKSMVSFFMKKNDISLDELESVLKDINKNE, encoded by the coding sequence ATGAAACAATTGACAAAAGCCGAAGAAGATATCATGCAAATTTTATGGCAGTTGAAAAAGGCAAACGTTAAATCCATTATTGAGCAATTCCCAGAGCCGAAACCAGCATATAATACGGTATCGACCATAGTTAGGATTTTGGAAAATAAGGGGTTTGTCGATTATGAGAAGGAAGGCAAAGGTCATATTTATTTTCCGTTAGTAATAAAGCAAGACTATAGTAATCAATCGATAAATAAACTAGTTGATAATTACTTTCAAGGGTCTTTTAAGAGTATGGTGTCATTTTTTATGAAAAAAAATGATATCAGCCTAGATGAATTGGAATCCGTTTTAAAGGATATTAACAAAAATGAATAG